The genomic window CGTCTCGCACGTGCGCGACCCCGACGTCGGCGAGGACCGCAGCTACGGGGGGAGCGAGGCCGTCTACGGCCTGCCGGGCAACGACCACTACGCGACGGTCGACGACGCCGGCGAACTCCTCGCGGTCGGTCGCGAGGCCTGGACGACCGACGGCTCGGCGCCGGACGGGCCGGGCGGAATCGACCTCTACGACGTCAGCGATCCGACGGCGCCGGACCCGCTGGCGTCGATCGAGCCGCCCGAGAGCGACGACGCGTCACGCAGGGGCGGCGAGTGGACGACCGCGCACAACTTCGAGTTGCGCGACGGTCGCCTCTACTCGGCGTGGTATCAGGGCGGGATCAAGATCCACGACGTCAGCGATCCCACCGATCCCGCGGAGCTCGCACACTGGCGCGAGACCGACGACGCGGCGCTCTGGACGGCACGCGTCGCCAACGGCGGTGCGACGGTCGTCTCGAGCAGCACGTCGCGGATCCCCGCCACGGACATCGACGGCGCGCTGTACACGTTCCCGACCGGCCTCGAGAGCGACACACTCGAGACGAGCGACGGCGACGATGGCGACGGGAACGGCTCCCTCAGCGATCGGGTTCCCGGCTTCGGCGGTCTCGGCGCCGGTGTCGGACTCGCCGGCGGTGCGGCCGCCCTCGAGTGGATCCGCCGGCGCGACGGCGACCGGTGACCGAGCGCGCGCTATCCTCGAAACCGTCAGGAACGATCCTGATAGTAGCTAACACGGGTCAAAACCTTATTCAGCGCTCGCGTGCTAGAGCGAGTAATGACTGATTCCGACGCGGTATCCGACGCCGAGGACGACGGCGAGCCGTCGCTCCGAGAGCGCGTCGAGACCTGGCTCAGCCGGGAGATGCCGATCATCCAGATGCACGGCGGGACCAGCGCCGTCCGCGAGGTCAACTCCGAGACCGGCGAGGTCATCATCGAACTCGGCGGCGGCTGTAAGGGCTGTTCGGTCAGCGACGTCACGACGGGCAACATCGAGGCCGAACTCATCAAGTGGCCCGAGATCGACGAGGTCACCGTCCGCGTACCGGACGCGCGCGAGAGCCTCGGCGGTCCCGACCAGGCCGAATCGATCATGGGCGTCGATCGCACCGAGGGCGGTCGCGGCGACTGGGGATCGTCGAACCCCGGCAAGGACCACCTCTAAACGGTACGTCTCGCTCCACTGGCGTGTTTTGGCAGTTCCTACGGCCCCGTATGCGGCTAGTACGCGGTCATCGGTCCGTCTCGAGTGCCGCACGCTGCCGGACGATGTGATGATTCTCGGCGCGCTCGAGTCGCTCGTCGACAGCGGTCGCACTTCGCCGACAGCGGTCGCACTCTCTCGCGTAGTCACCACGTCGTCCCACGTCTCCGCCAATACCCGACAGCACGTGCGAAGGGAAGCGTCGTACCGGTCGATTCGGACGCCGCAATCGCCCTCCCGGTTGGCGGTCGTCGCCGCTATCGGTCGGTCGGCGACCGCGTCGACGGACCTTCTGTTCCGTGTGAACTCTCAGCAAACCGCAAGAAGGCGTCGGGTTCGACTGAATACGCTTTCGAAATGGTTTTAACCGCAACGAGCCAAAGAGACCGATATAAGCGCCTCTGCGCGTGAGCTACAACAATGAGCGACCAACACCAGAACCTGGCCATCATCGGCCACGTCGACCACGGGAAGAGTACGCTCGTGGGACGACTCCTCTACGAGACGGGGAGCGTACCCGAGCACGTCATCGAACAGCACCGAGAAGAGGCCGAGGAGAAGGGCAAGGGCGGCTTCGAGTTCGCCTACGTCATGGACAACCTCGCCGAGGAGCGAGAGCGCGGTGTCACCATCGACATCGCCCACCAGGAGTTCTCCACCGACGAGTACGACTTCACAATCGTCGACTGTCCCGGCCACCGCGACTTCGTGAAGAACATGATCACGGGCGCGTCCCAGGCCGACAACGCCGTCCTCGTCGTCGCCGCTGACGACGGTGTCGCGCCCCAGACCCAGGAGCACGTCTTCCTGGCCCGCACCCTCGGTATCGACGAACTCATCGTCGGTATCAACAAGATGGACATCGTCGACTACGAGGAGTCGACGTACAACGAGGTCGTCGAGGAAGTGACCCAGCTGCTCAAGCAGGTCCAGTTCAACACCGACGACGCCTCGTTCATCCCGATCTCGGCGTTCGAGGGCGACAACATCGCCGAGAAGTCCGACAACACGCCGTGGTACGACGGCGAAATCCTGCTCGAGGCACTCAACGACCTGCCGGAGCCGGAGCCGCCGACGGACGCGCCGCTTCGACTCCCGATCCAGGACGTCTACACCATCTCGGGTATCGGTACCGTCCCCGTCGGACGTATCGAGACCGGTCTCCTGAACACCGGCGACAACGTCTCCTTCCAGCCCAGCGACGTGGGCGGGGAGGTCAAGACGATCGAGATGCACCACGAAGAGGTGCCCAAAGCGGAGCCCGGTGACAACGTCGGATTCAACGTCCGCGGCATCGGTAAGGACGACATCCGCCGCGGTGACGTCTGTGGCCCCGCCGACGACCCGCCGAGCGTCGCCGAGACGTTCCAGGCCCAGATCGTCGTCATGCAGCACCCGTCCGTGATCACGGCCGGTTACACGCCGGTCTTCCACGCCCACACGGCCCAGGTCGCCTGTACGATCGAGTCCATCGACAAGAAGATGGACCCCTCGAGCGGCGAGGTCGCCGAGGAGAACCCCGACTTCATCCAGTCGGGTGACGCTGCTGTGGTCACCATCCGACCGCAGAAGCCCCTCAGTATCGAGCCGTCCAGCGAGATTCCCGAACTCGGGAGCTTCGCCATCCGCGACATGGGTCAGACCATCGCGGCCGGGAAGGTCCTCGAAGTCCACGAGAAATAAATGCAGCAGGCACGCGTTCGACTCGCGGGCACGAGTCCAGACGACCTCGACGACATCTGCGACGACGTCCGCGAGATCGCGAACAACACCGGCGTCAACCTGAGCGGTCCGATCCCGCTGCCGACGAAGACCCTCGAGGTCCCGACCCGGAAGTCGCCTGACGGCGAGGGCACCGCGACGTGGGAGCACTGGGAGATGCGCGTCCACAAGCGCCTGATCGATCTGGACGCCGACGAACGCGCACTCCGCCAGCTCATGCGCATTCAGGTGCCGAACGACGTCTCGATCGAGATCGTCCTCGAGGACTGAGGCGATCGCGGTTGCAGTTGCGGTTGCGGTTGCGATTTTCACCGTTTCTTCACACCGTCTATAGCGACGCAGCCGTCGCGATCGGCGGTAGCGGTGTGCTAACGACTCCACAGCGGCGATCGCTCTCGAGAAGCGACACCGACGGACCGTCTTCGAATTACCAGCGACGCTCGCGGTAGGCAATCCATAGCCGTCAGTGTCGACGCGGACACTTTTGGGGGGCGCGTCCCACTAGCCGCTATGGCAGATCGCTCGTCGCGATCGGGGATCGGAATGCGGTCGGGGACCGGCGCCGAATCGCCGACCGACGACTCGAGTAGCCCGATCGTCGAGCTGCTCGCCGTCTTCGTCCTCGTCTTCGTAGTCCAGCAGGTGGCGGCGCTGCTCAGCGTCGGGCTGATGGCCGGGCTGTTCGTCCTCGCGCCGCCGCTGTCGACCAATCCGTGGACGGTCGTGACGAGCGTCTACGCCCACGGCAGCGTCGGCCACCTGGTCTCGAACGGCCTCGCGTTGATCGTCTTCGGCTGGCCGGTCGCGCGCGCGACGACGCGGCTTCGATTCCACCTGTTTTTCGCGGTGACGGGTGCGATCGCTGGAATCGCCCAGATCCTCCTCACGAACGTCGCGGCGTCGGTCTCCGTGGTTCCCGCGACGGGCGGCGTGCTCGGCGCCAGCGGTGCGGTCTTCGCCCTGCTGGGCTACCTGATCGCCTCGAACCGGCTGTCGGCCAGCCTGGCCTCGTT from Haloterrigena sp. KLK7 includes these protein-coding regions:
- a CDS encoding rhomboid family intramembrane serine protease — protein: MADRSSRSGIGMRSGTGAESPTDDSSSPIVELLAVFVLVFVVQQVAALLSVGLMAGLFVLAPPLSTNPWTVVTSVYAHGSVGHLVSNGLALIVFGWPVARATTRLRFHLFFAVTGAIAGIAQILLTNVAASVSVVPATGGVLGASGAVFALLGYLIASNRLSASLASFVDVPSWLSALVFLGLAVAVTMATASPGVALLAHFTGLLLGLVAGRARVLHVGSPSQSGPARL
- the rpsJ gene encoding 30S ribosomal protein S10, which produces MQQARVRLAGTSPDDLDDICDDVREIANNTGVNLSGPIPLPTKTLEVPTRKSPDGEGTATWEHWEMRVHKRLIDLDADERALRQLMRIQVPNDVSIEIVLED
- the tuf gene encoding translation elongation factor EF-1 subunit alpha; translation: MSDQHQNLAIIGHVDHGKSTLVGRLLYETGSVPEHVIEQHREEAEEKGKGGFEFAYVMDNLAEERERGVTIDIAHQEFSTDEYDFTIVDCPGHRDFVKNMITGASQADNAVLVVAADDGVAPQTQEHVFLARTLGIDELIVGINKMDIVDYEESTYNEVVEEVTQLLKQVQFNTDDASFIPISAFEGDNIAEKSDNTPWYDGEILLEALNDLPEPEPPTDAPLRLPIQDVYTISGIGTVPVGRIETGLLNTGDNVSFQPSDVGGEVKTIEMHHEEVPKAEPGDNVGFNVRGIGKDDIRRGDVCGPADDPPSVAETFQAQIVVMQHPSVITAGYTPVFHAHTAQVACTIESIDKKMDPSSGEVAEENPDFIQSGDAAVVTIRPQKPLSIEPSSEIPELGSFAIRDMGQTIAAGKVLEVHEK
- a CDS encoding NifU family protein, with protein sequence MTDSDAVSDAEDDGEPSLRERVETWLSREMPIIQMHGGTSAVREVNSETGEVIIELGGGCKGCSVSDVTTGNIEAELIKWPEIDEVTVRVPDARESLGGPDQAESIMGVDRTEGGRGDWGSSNPGKDHL